The following coding sequences are from one Motacilla alba alba isolate MOTALB_02 chromosome 4, Motacilla_alba_V1.0_pri, whole genome shotgun sequence window:
- the DCK gene encoding deoxycytidine kinase, whose product MATPPKRSRAGGRLKKVAVEGNIAAGKSTFVDILKQASEEWEVVPEPVARWCNVQQSSGDDCEELSTSQRSGGNVLRMMYERPERWAFTFQTYACLSRIRAQLRALDAEPGRAQSPVLFFERSVYSDRYIFAANLYESDCMNETEWTIYQDWHDWMNKQFGSRLALDGIIYLRATPEKCLNRIYLRGRDEEQEIPIEYLEKLHYKHESWLQHRTLRTDFDYLQEIPILTLDVNEDFKGKKDKYDDMIEKVKEFLSTL is encoded by the exons ATGGCCACCCCGCCCAAGCGCAGCCGGGCCGGCGGCCGCCTCAAGAAGGTCGCCGTGGAGGGCAACATCG CTGCAGGGAAATCCACCTTTGTGGATATCCTGAAACAAGCCAGCGAGGAGTGGGAAGTGGTTCCCGAGCCTGTAGCTAGATGGTGCAATGTGCAGCAAAGCTCTGGAGATGATTGTGAG GAGCTGAGCACGTCGCAGAGGAGCGGCGGGAACGTGCTGCGCATGATGTACGAGCGGCCGGAGCGCTGGGCCTTCACCTTCCAGACGTACGCGTGCCTCAGCAGGATCCGCGCGCAGCTCCGCGCCCTGGACGCCGAGCCGGGCCGCGCGCAGAGCCCCGTGCTGTTCTTCGAGCGCTCCGTCTACAGCGACAG GTACATCTTTGCTGCTAATTTGTACGAGTCTGACTGCATGAACGAGACCGAGTGGACCATTTACCAGGACTGGCACGACTGGATGAATAAACAGTTTGGCTCGAGGCTGGCTCTGGATGGGATCATTTATCTCCGAGCCACTCCTGAG AAATGCTTGAATAGGATTTACTTGCGTGGAAGAGATGAAGAACAAGAAATCCCCATTGAATATCTGGAGAAGCTTCACTACAAGCATGAAagctggctccagcacaggacACTGCG AACAGATTTTGACTATCTGCAGGAAATTCCCATTTTAACGCTCGACGTCAACGAAGACTTCAAAGGCAAAAAGGACAAATATGATGACATGATCGAAAAG GTCAAGGAATTTTTGAGCACATTGTAA
- the MOB1B gene encoding MOB kinase activator 1B produces the protein MSFLFGSRSSKTFKPKKNIPEGSHQYELLKHAEATLGSGNLRMAVMLPEGEDLNEWVAVNTVDFFNQINMLYGTITDFCTEESCPVMSAGPKYEYHWADGTNIKKPIKCSAPKYIDYLMTWVQDQLDDETLFPSKIGVPFPKNFMSVAKTILKRLFRVYAHIYHQHFDPVIQLQEEAHLNTSFKHFIFFVQEFNLIDRRELAPLQELIEKLTSKDR, from the exons ATGAGCTTCTTGTT TGGCAGTCGCTCTTCCAAGACCTTCAAACCAAAGAAGAATATTCCTGAGGGGTCTCACCAGTACGAGCTGCTCAAACATGCCGAGGCCACGCTGGGAAGCGGCAACCTGCGCATGGCCGTGATGCTTCCGGAGGGGGAAGACCTCAACGAATGGGTTGCAGTTAACA CTGTCGACTTCTTCAACCAGATCAACATGCTCTACGGAACCATCACGGACTTCTGCACGGAGGAGAGCTGCCCCGTCATGTCTGCTGGCCCCAA GTACGAGTACCACTGGGCAGATGGCACCAACATCAAGAAGCCCATCAAGTGCTCCGCACCAAAGTACATCGATTACCTGATGACCTGGGTCCAGGACCAGCTGGATGATGAAACGCTCTTTCCTTCTAAAATAG GCGTACCATTCCCAAAGAACTTCATGTCAGTGGCCAAGACAATTCTCAAGCGTCTCTTCAGAGTTTACGCCCACATCTACCACCAGCACTTCGACCCGGTGatccagctgcaggaagaggcACACCTTAACACTTCTTTCAAGcactttatattttttgttcag GAATTCAATCTTATTGATAGAAGAGAACTTGCACCACTTCAAGAACTGATTGAAAAACTCACCTCCAAGGACAGATAA
- the GRSF1 gene encoding G-rich sequence factor 1: MLLEFRSKLSQALRQENPAVTAARPVPSRPGDPQRGQSAGRRRAPGAAGGAREALPVQRLPGGKEGRKVGRRGGAAIPGMAVVAGARRALSALLLGRGPALPPALRLPRPRPRPAPLPAPLPAPLPAPLRAYSQVTDAPSHEGRLAEQKPASPKAESDAVHLVRAEGFPFSCTEEDVLTFFDSCRIRNGENGIHFLLNRDGRRRGDALIELESKADVQRALEKHLRYMGPRYVKVFEVHDSDVEGLLRSLRDESQAMGDGVVLLRGLPFTSTEEDIADFFPGLKITDIAFIYRGDRRTGEAFVQFATPDMAAKALLRHREYMGSRYIEVYVSRKHQMQRHMPYGRQLTAYSRARREYESISEDRGWRDAAGSHAEGESKLSREGTESSRNVSESETSSSPPQHFVHMRGFPSQASAQDIINFFAPLRPTRILVEYNSHGDATGEADVHFKSHEDAVAAMAKEGSQMECSAIELFLNEHPKGQENC, encoded by the exons ATGCTCCTTGAGTTCCGTTCCAAGCTAAGCCAGGCTCTGCGGCAGGAGAACCCCGCGGTGACAGCCGCCcgccccgtcccgtcccgtcccgggGATCCGCAGCGCGGGCAGAGCGCCGGGCGGCGCCGAGCCCCGGGGGCAGCCGGCGGTGCCCGGGAAGCGCTTCCCGTGCAGCGCCTGccgggagggaaggaaggaaggaaggtcgGTCGTAGGGGCGGAGCCGCGATCCCCGGCATGGCCGTGGTCGCCGGCGCTCGCCGCGCTCTCTCCGCGCTGCTGCTGGGCCggggcccggcgctgccgcccgcgCTGCgcctgccccggccccggccccggcccgccccgctcccggccccgctcccggccccgctcccggccccgctccgcgcaTACAGCCAG GTCACGGATGCTCCGTCCCACGAAGGTCGCCTGGCAGAGCAGAAGCCCGCCTCGCCCAAGGCGGAGAGCGACGCTGTCCACCTCGTCAGGGCAGAGGGATTCCCGTTCTCGTGCACCGAGGAAGATGTCCTTACCTTCTTTGACA GCTGTAGAATTCGGAACGGTGAGAACGGGATACACTTCCTCTTAAACAGGGATGGGAGGCGCAGGGGGGATGCCTTGATCGAGCTGGAGTCCAAAGCAGACGTGCAGAGAGCCCTGGAAAAGCACCTGAGGTACATGGGCCCACGCTACGTGAAAG TGTTTGAGGTGCACGACAGCGACGTGGAGGGCTTGCTGCGGAGCCTGCGGGACGAGTCGCAGGCCATGGGCGACGGAGTTGTGCTGCTCCGAGGCCTCCCCTTCACCTCCACCGAGGAGGACATTGCAGACTTCTTCCCAG GTTTGAAAATCACAGACATAGCTTTCATTTACCGGGGAGACAGAAGAACGGGAGAAGCTTTCGTGCAGTTTGCCACTCCGGACATGGCAGCTAAGGCCCTGCTACGGCACAGGGAATACATGGGGAGCAG GTACATAGAGGTGTACGTGAGCAGAAAGCACCAGATGCAGAGGCACATGCCCTACGGCAGGCAGCTGACGGCCTACTCCAGGGCGAGAAGAGAGTATGAATCCATCTCTGAAGACAGGGGCTGGAGAGACGCTGCAGGCTCCCATGCCGAAGGAGAAAGCA AACTGAGCAGGGAAGGAACAGAAAGCTCCAGGAACGTTTCCGAGTCTGAGACCTCCTCATCGCCACCACAGCACTTTGTCCACATGAGAGGTTTTCCTTCCCAAGCTAGTGCCCAGGACATAATCAAT ttttttgcTCCGCTGAGGCCCACGAGGATCTTGGTGGAATATAACTCCCATGGAGATGCCACAGGAGAGGCAGATGTGCATTTCAAGAGCCATGAGGATGCAGTCGCAGCGATGGCCAAGGAGGGGTCACAGATGG AGTGCAGTGCCATTGAATTGTTCCTGAACGAACATCCCAAGGGACAGGAGAACTGCTAG